A window of Brachyhypopomus gauderio isolate BG-103 unplaced genomic scaffold, BGAUD_0.2 sc118, whole genome shotgun sequence genomic DNA:
TTGATTTTTGACAGTCGTGGGAGGGACCCAGACAGGATTAGTCAAAATCAGGCACGTGATGCTCTTGCTCGCTGCGCTTTTCTCAGATGTCACGACTTCGATCGGTCTTTCCCATCAACCTCTCACTGCGCGGTCAGTGAACAGTTATGCTACCCCATCAATGAAGAAAACACACAACGACACAAGTGGGGGATTTTATAAACGTTTATTGATAATGTAACTTTTAGTTGTCTTTAGAGAAACACACGTCAGGAGGTGCCACGCTCACTGAGCTTCTGAATGAAATCCACTCTGTCTCGTTTCAGGTCTTGTTCCTCTGTCTGCTGTAATCCTAGATTTATATACTTATTGGACTGGTCATAGGGGGGCCAGTTTGGCAAGCCAGGTCCATTTGGAGAGCTTTTAACGAGATTAAAAGTAGTCTATTAAGATATATCAGCTTATAAAAATCCAACAAAAGACATGTATCTGATACATGAGGGAAAATATTCTGCTATTTCATAGATGTCTTGCATAAATCTTTACTCAGTAGttaatttgatcaattttaatgATGTTAATGAGATTCCTGTTCGCCACTGTTTATGTCTCTGTACAATTCGTACAGGAGTTCAGACATGAATATAAGACTAGGTTGGACCTCACATTTGTGAGTTTTTTTAATTGTGAGGTAAAAATGACTCTTTCCAAATGAACATTACTGTGTTAGTGATTGAACATGATGAGAGTCATCATAAACTATGCATTATCTGTGTGTACTAAAGGAGCAATAAGTCATATTTTCCAATGAAACGACTTCACGTTATGAAACAGCTATTATACTGACATCTACTGGATCTTTCAGAGATTCGGTACTaaatctattttaaacattGCTGCCTCTATGTTGGGGGGATCCGATCTATGGTACATAAACTGGTTAATTTGAGCTTTACGAAGAAATTTGGTACTTTCTCTCATGTGAACTTCACTTCAAAAAGTATAAATAATaacttaattattaattattatgatAAATATTGCTTGGAACTTTTTGGTAGTAAAAATAACTGCACTGTGTGATATAGTGATGTGGGTTTGGTGTTGGTCTTGTTCTTACCCTGTGCGGATGAAGTTACCCCAGTATCCCATCATGGTTTTACATAGCTCATTTTCCTCCTCAGTAAATCTTCCTGTATAGCAAACAATACATCATCATGGTCATTGTCATcatggtcatcatcatcatcacattgCTACTGCTGTGCTCGTTACAATATTATTTTCACAGTCATGGCTATTAACAAGCCCTGACATTCTGCTGTATAGtcactagatttttttttaccgatCAGGTTGATTTCGCCATCCCAGAAGCAGACGCCAAACATAAATGTGACATCATCACCATGATCAGCCTTCACGAAACTGGGTCGGATACTTTTTAGAAGCTTGGGCGGGTGCTGGAACTCATACATGTAAACATGCACTCCAGCATCTGTCAGTGACCAAAGAGACCCTCAGTTAGAGGGGCCACACTGGCTTGGCCCATCAAGACTATAGGCACGGGAAGCTCCTCTCTGATATCCTTACCTCTGTGATAACCAGCCACTTTCATGACTGGCAAAACCATGAAAAGATCCCCCATCATTTCAGAGTAGCTATCTCTTACATCCTCTGGAGTTTTAGCATTTTTAAGGTATTCATCTATTATGAGGTCATTCACTGCTGACACCTAGGAAACATCTTGGGTGAGCATCAATATCACAGAGGTGCATGCTGGGGATTGTAGTTCATCAGGTTtaagatgttttttaaatatatatccAGCAGAGGGAGACATTTTCTAACAACCTAATTTGAATGGCCCACCATGGGTACTGATGCAAAGATGAAAGAGTTGAGCAGGATTTTACCCCATGTGGGAAAAACTGGTCCATGACAGCTTTTACTGTTTGTCTCTCCATACCCTTCTGCCATCCTGGAGGTGTAAAGATctaaaacaattaaaaaaaaacttttattgactagttgactgctggttattgtatccttaatttggattagTTCACAGGTTTTGAGTTTGTGCACTTTATCCACTAAATCCTACTTTTTTCCTGAGACTGGAGTGATATTTGCACTCCCGTCACAATGAGGACTAATAATAAATTTGATGGTTTTCTTATTTTGTTATGAGCACATACCAGAGGGAGAATCCAACCAAATTCATGGTTTGTGATGCCTAACAGCACAGGAACCTTCAGGAAGTCCTTGCTCTTCAGCAGCTCCTCAGCCATGTCAGTGAGGAACTCTCCATCAACAGTGGCTCCCAGGAAGACTTTCTTCTGCAGGAaatcagtcagtgcaattattataattattcatttgtagtATAATTTATTAGCTTGTAGTCCTTCACAATGCAATATCTCATAACAATCCCAATATGCAATTTTGACATGTATTCATGTTTATATGCACGGACGTaattggggtgggggggcaatGAATCAAGCGCTAGGACCACGCAAAAAACAACCGCTCCGAGTTCTCACGCTGAACcccaaagccccccccccccccccccttcccaattaacgttcaacacacacaccaaaatttCATCCATGACTCAAAAGGTGTAATGGCTGTTTCAAATCATTAGACTGATATTAGCGATATCGTAAgtagcacggacgtaattttgcgaggggggggggtttgatACAGGGggaacatgtcccccccactttttcaaaagccggttttggtcccctgcagtttttacggttaaaaaacaaatatttaaatagcgacgaattaAGCGCTAGGACcacgcagaaaacgaccgctccgagttctcacgctgaaaaaaatctagtttattagtagttcgctctggcgccccccccccccagtcaaaCGATTGACACTAGGGTTGCCTCCGGTCCCGGTTTCCGGGActgtccttctttttaatattcggtcccgggaaaaaaaaatcttttaatgtcccggttttcactaggttagtttaACCGACTaattctgcacactttaaatcagtCTTTTTTTcacgctgtgtccattttacacaacccccccccccccccccccccaaggttcaaatctcactccaagtgatcttgaaaagttggcaaccctgtgtcagtctgacagtgtccttgttttttgtcagacataggtggcaaccctgattggcacacacacacacacacacacacacacacaccccgcacccCAGTTGTCAAGCCATTTGTGTCCCCTCCAccaatgaaatcaaaattatgtCCATGTTTATATGCCTAAATGTGCAAATTGATAAAATACactaatacattttttaaagcattaaTGCATGAATAATGATTGTTCTCAAAATGGtaatacattaataaaaatgtttttcatCTCATGAATGCATCAGTAATAATGTATTCCAGAGCATTAATGCATTAATAATAATTGATTTTCTCGTCTCACTTTTTTAGTGGCTTTTATGATGTCCTCTTCAGACTTTTGCCTCAGACATTCCACCATGAGCTCAGTGCTTTGTGTGGGGTCACACTCTGTGTAGTTTGCTACTGCCTACAGACGCAACAAACACAGCTTCAGTTTCAAACACCCtaaacatgtttatatcactacacaacacacagccaCAACTGTGCAGGTCATCTCCTTCTCCACCTGTTATGAAAAcagtcacacacgcacactattTGCTATTACTATTTCCAGTCACATATATTCAATTGGTCACATACAACTCTTCACAATGTACACCATAGTGAATGTGGTTGATGTGTTGATTCTCAACCACAAGAGGTGGAAACCACAACACAAGCGCCTTGTGGCTTTGGCCATATTAAAGCCTGTTGCATTTGGTATGATTTACCCTGGCTGTGAACATGGGGGTTTTGGCGAAGATCGTTCCGTGGTTTGCAACTCCGCTCTGGAAGATGGCTCGCTGGAACAAGCCTTTGGCTAACGGGGACAAGACCTACAAGCAGATGTGGTCACAAAAATTGCAAGCATCTTCCATCACAGTTATACCAGTATTAAATACCGACAGATCCATTTGCATTTCTACAGTCCATACATGCATGCATAATGAAGCTTAATTACAGCATTTTTAATTGGGCAATTGTGGGAAATTGTGGTCAGATCCATTTGGGTGTTAGAGGTACTTATTACTAAGTATTTATTAGACTGTGAACGATATTCAAGTCAGTGTTAAGCCACAATGATCCGACAAGCCAAGTCCTTAAGTCTGACACAAGGCTAAAGTGCCATATGACCGTACCAGCAGGGATGCACTGATTGCTCCTGCTGATTCCCCAGCGATAGTGACAGACTGGGCATCTCCTCCAAAGTTCTCAATGTTCTGTTGCACCCACTTGAGTGCAACGATTTGGTCCAGAAAACCCCAGTTTCCTTTTGCATGCTTATCTCCTGTGCTAAATCATCAAACACATGTAGAAATCCACACTATACAATCATACGGGCCATGTGTTTAGGTAAAATGCAGCTCATGATGGCTAAGTGATGTGTTATTCAAGTGTACTTGGGTCTTCATCTGTTCATCCATAATTAAACATTACATTCTTCTCCTTTGTTATTTGGGCCCATGATATACAGACCTCATCCAATGAATTTGATCCAAAGTATATTTATTCCAAACcagggacaacacacacacattttgatttgttttgtgATTTTGCTGATTATTCTGtcttttatgtatttatgtttggTCGATCTTAGGCCCCATTTCTGGAGAGTACATGAAGGTGTTCTTCAGATGGTTAATCATTTACCCTGTACAAAATGCCTCTGTTCCAGTGTGATCTGTTCTGGTGATCTAAAGGAGGTGGATGAGATTGTGTTGCTGTGAATCATACCTGAAGAAGCCTAATATACCCAGCCTATACTGAATGACAACGACAACAATGTTCTGATAGGCCGCCAGTACAGATCCATCAAACTGAAGTGCCCCGCCCATATCGAGCCCGCCTCCATGGATCCAGACCATCACCTGAGATTAAATAACACAGCAATTACCAGTTACGCTCTTTATTTGTTTATGTGATTTGTGATTTGTTAACGGGGggcgtggcgaacgtaatttgttgaccgggggagccggtacaaattcattaaagggcctaATCTAACCCTGGTTCAcgctgttccgcagacattttaaacatccgggccTTATGCAAAatgaacaggcattaaaacgacaggcttaaaaaggttcatttcttccaattgcttgcgccccacctgcaatacccaggcttgcgccccacactttgagaaacgctgcatTAAAGGAAGCTGAGTGTTCTTTTCAATTAATGCGGCCATCTCTTTTGCTATATAGCCTGGATTGTTAACCCCATggcacacttcctgtgtgaaTGCCTGTCCCTGCTGCCATCGGCAACTTCCTCCCATTTTTTCCCCCGAGCTTCTGCTCAAATCTCCTATCTCTCTGATAATTTGCTGATTGTGTAGTGGGGGCAGGTGATAAGAAGAGTATTGCATGGACACAGTGTTTGTTTACATATTTTGCAGCAATCAATGTGACAGGGAGCAAAGGGCAAAGTTAGATACTGTCAACAACGATTATGGTGCAGAAGGGGACAGTGCAGTGTTCATCAGGTCTCCCTTTGATCTCACGGTTACTAATTCAACACAGATCCCTCTCAGAAAATATACTCATAGGTTATTTGTAAGTGTGTGAATGATGTACTCACGGGCAGTTTCTCAGACTCCACCCGCTGAGAGGGAGTGTACACATTCAGGTACAGGCAGTCTTCTGAGACAGCAGGTAGAGTGACATTTATGGCCATGATTTTTGCCACAGACTCCATGATGGTTGTGTCTTGAAGACACCTTTCATGTCACGAGATGGCGAGAAGTAGAGATGGGAATGATGGTCAGGAAGAACATCAGTTGAAAGTGAGAACAGACACACCAAGCGATGAGAGGGCCAAAATTAATCCATTTTCTCTCTTACTGACCTAGTAAAGCAGATCCCAGAGCATTACAGAACAAAGCCTGCTGTCACAGGGCTGAGTGGATGCTGCTCTAAACTCTGCTCTAAACTGGGTTAGGGAGGGCACTGTAAATGGACATGGCTCATGTAAAACCACGTCTAGTGAATTAGGTATCATGACCAAAATTACACCATATCAGAAGATAACCCCCTCAGAGCTGCATGTATgcatattaaaaaaaattattaattgCAAAATTTGTTGTTTTGACCTAAAAAATAATggctgctctctccctctctgtcttcctccctcactctttctctccctcgttGTGAAGTATTATCAACTCCATTTTGGATACTGAAAATTTTATCCAGCCTGCCTGCCTGTGTGCCTATCTATGCCTCCCATTCAGACTGTGATTCCTGTTCTGACATTCTCTTCAACACAGCCCAGATATCAGCTCTTTTGTTTAGATTGTGATATATTACTAATTTTACACTGTAGGTGAATTATAAGACGGTGATGTGCACTCACAAGTTAGGTTGCTGCGTGGCGTTTCTCACCCCCTCCCAAGGCTTGACCGGCTGGGGTGCAGCCAGACGGAGAGACCCAACGGGTGGCGCTGCGAACGGGACGCCTAGGTactgctccaccaccacctccgaGCCATGCACTCTTGCGTACCTGCCCCGGATGGTGCCGTCCTTCAGGACTACCACGGGGCCAGAGTCTGCACACGGAAGGGCGAGCAGACAGGAGCGTGAGCACATCCGCATCATGACACAACTGACATCGCAACACTCTTGATGTGACCAGACTCCTCTTAGCAAATTAACTTAAATTGACACGTCCATCTGATTCCTTTGATGCTGCATAACTGTTTATCCTAGAAAACAAAAACCCAGCTGGAAAGCTTTCTCTCTTACCTGTCTGTGTGGGTGCTGTCCAAACAGAGACAGTGGACAAACACAGGACGAGTACTGCTCCTCTCATCGCTGCAGCTCTTCAGAGAAAGACATGGAGAGGCCGCAATCCTCAaggacttaaatacacataCCCATACCACCACATGCACAAATTACCGTAAAAACACACCCTATACACGTAAACCTCTTACATGTGTAcagaaacaaacagacaaaatacatacacgcacacatgatCCCAATAGTGCCCTTTAACCTGTGTATACAGGCAGGGGCGGATCTAGAAATATATTTATGGGGTGGCGAGAGAGGGGCAGGAATTTTTGAGGGTGGCAACATATGGCAGACGTATATATTCTGAATTTAATCAGTTTGATGAGAAATTGTATGTACACACTACAAAAGGGCACAGGCTGCTATTTACAAACTCATACAGACCAGTGTAAATTTTGACAGAAATTTTGGATTTAGTTTTAGTGtgttagtcttttgactaaaatgtcatttagttttagtcataatttagtcattggagttGATAATTATCATTcgaatttagtcgactaattatcaagaatttagttgactaaaatataaatggtgtaatagtcattatgtacacttgcacaaaatgaaacatttattaaccagttacagaatagtTTGTATATGTGCACtatatacaaaaacagattTCCCAACAcctttattgacctgaacttagtTAGTGagtataacaataacaaaacattgatgaccagtaggcccgctctacctgaaaaacatggagtttatgaacaatacatattacattctatataaaagtGGGAGCCATAAAAACAACAATGCCATAGATATCATTACatcacatggtttacacaccgtcttgtttttctcaaagtcaaaggagaaatgtgtccatatatcgcctcttatctttctaattgctgacattgtcgagttaacatcgagttgaatttcatgagtgaccacagtttaCAGTCTTCCCGAATTCTGTGCGATGTGATGTTAGTACTGATTGGACGGtttcccggtttgtcccgcctctccgtgtacgctaaagtagttacggttggatctcttcttaacttatccctacctttcactatactaaatcaggtctgattggatGTCGTCGCTGTCCAATATTTTTGTCttgtttttattcgttgacaaaaatgtccattaatgtcGTCATCGTTTTATCCCTTCAATATAGTTTTTattatttcaaatcaaatcaaatcaaatatatttgtatagcgcttatTTATTTATCGTCTAGTCATGAAAAAATGTTCGTTGAATGTTCGAAAACTATGACAGCTTTAAAAGTTATTGAAATAATAAGACAACAATTGACTACTACAAATAGATAACAGCTATGAATACCCATCTCTGATGTGTAGATTGTTATTtgggatgcactttgtgtaatacaacttgttttgtggtcttatgatggaccattgaaaagcTATTGATATGATTGCAAAAAAAACATTGCGCAGTAatctggggcctttactaccACTTGCAttcgtgttaaggtaatttgtagacggtgccttagacgttgcagaggtgacagcagtacattttaaataacacgTTATCTACTATTTATAATACGCCTATTCCTGACATAAACAGAGGTGTAGGTGGTTGTTTACGTTGCCAGAAATTAAAATTAGCACATTTTGACACTTTTGCTATAACTGTcttaaagctattgaagaaGGAATTCTGAATATGCGAATGTAAAACCAACTTTACTGCAGTATTTGAC
This region includes:
- the LOC143497982 gene encoding fatty acyl-CoA hydrolase precursor, medium chain-like, whose amino-acid sequence is MRGAVLVLCLSTVSVWTAPTQTDSGPVVVLKDGTIRGRYARVHGSEVVVEQYLGVPFAAPPVGSLRLAAPQPVKPWEGVRNATQQPNLCLQDTTIMESVAKIMAINVTLPAVSEDCLYLNVYTPSQRVESEKLPVMVWIHGGGLDMGGALQFDGSVLAAYQNIVVVVIQYRLGILGFFSTGDKHAKGNWGFLDQIVALKWVQQNIENFGGDAQSVTIAGESAGAISASLLVLSPLAKGLFQRAIFQSGVANHGTIFAKTPMFTARAVANYTECDPTQSTELMVECLRQKSEEDIIKATKKKKVFLGATVDGEFLTDMAEELLKSKDFLKVPVLLGITNHEFGWILPLIFTPPGWQKGMERQTVKAVMDQFFPHGVSAVNDLIIDEYLKNAKTPEDVRDSYSEMMGDLFMVLPVMKVAGYHRDAGVHVYMYEFQHPPKLLKSIRPSFVKADHGDDVTFMFGVCFWDGEINLIGRFTEEENELCKTMMGYWGNFIRTGSPNGPGLPNWPPYDQSNKYINLGLQQTEEQDLKRDRVDFIQKLSERGTS